The proteins below come from a single Pedobacter aquae genomic window:
- a CDS encoding IS4 family transposase, which translates to MVNVTLFSQIISKLERSKFNKLVSTSQSDKHNKGYTSWTHLVSMLFCQFAKSQSVRDISNGLRSATGNLNHLGIQKAPSKSSVSYQNKHRDYNIFKSYYFILLESLGQQAGFKQIKFRIKSKIFLLDSTTISLCLSLFDWARYKTAKGAVKLHTLLDYDGNLPAYVNITNGKTADNKGAYDVPLHKGSVIVADRFYNDFALLNVWDSNGVFFVIRHKENLQYTTVKENILPENRHKNILIDEIIELKTAKSKDSYPKNLRRVAVWDDKNEQTIEIITNQMYWTANTISELYKSRWQIEIFFREIKQNLHIKSFIGTTENAVMIQIWTALITILILKALKAMAKYGWQLSNLIAFIRLNIFVKINLQNWLDRPFEEPDELKDKQVIQGVLF; encoded by the coding sequence ATGGTAAATGTAACACTATTCTCCCAAATCATATCAAAACTTGAGCGTTCAAAGTTCAACAAACTGGTATCTACATCTCAGAGCGACAAACATAATAAAGGTTATACAAGCTGGACACATCTAGTATCGATGTTGTTCTGCCAGTTTGCCAAAAGCCAATCGGTACGTGATATTAGTAACGGTCTTCGTTCAGCTACTGGCAACCTCAATCATTTAGGTATTCAAAAAGCTCCATCTAAATCTAGTGTAAGCTATCAGAACAAGCACAGGGACTATAACATCTTCAAGTCCTATTATTTCATACTGTTAGAAAGTTTGGGACAGCAGGCAGGCTTTAAACAAATAAAGTTCAGGATTAAGTCCAAAATCTTCCTGTTAGACTCCACTACTATCAGTCTGTGTCTTTCTCTATTTGATTGGGCCAGGTACAAAACAGCTAAAGGAGCGGTTAAACTGCATACTCTGCTTGATTATGATGGCAATCTACCAGCATATGTCAATATTACCAACGGCAAAACTGCGGATAACAAAGGAGCTTATGATGTGCCTTTACACAAAGGAAGTGTTATTGTTGCAGACCGATTCTATAATGACTTTGCCCTGCTGAATGTTTGGGACAGCAACGGCGTATTTTTTGTGATCAGACATAAAGAAAACCTCCAATATACTACAGTTAAGGAAAATATATTGCCGGAGAACAGGCATAAGAATATCCTGATTGACGAGATTATTGAGCTTAAAACCGCAAAATCAAAGGACAGCTATCCCAAAAACTTAAGAAGAGTGGCTGTTTGGGATGATAAAAATGAACAAACTATAGAAATTATTACCAATCAAATGTATTGGACAGCAAACACCATCAGTGAGCTTTATAAAAGCAGATGGCAGATTGAAATCTTTTTTAGAGAGATCAAACAGAACCTGCATATCAAATCATTTATCGGAACCACAGAAAATGCCGTGATGATACAGATATGGACAGCGCTAATTACCATCCTCATCCTTAAAGCACTTAAAGCAATGGCTAAATATGGATGGCAGCTCTCCAACCTTATCGCATTTATCAGACTTAACATATTTGTGAAAATAAATCTACAGAATTGGCTCGATAGGCCTTTTGAAGAACCCGATGAGCTAAAAGATAAACAAGTTATTCAAGGGGTTCTTT